From the genome of Prunus persica cultivar Lovell chromosome G8, Prunus_persica_NCBIv2, whole genome shotgun sequence:
tttgtttctcaattttcttcttcttcttcatttgttcCTCTAACTACATTTTTCAATGTGAGATCCATAGGTTCCTTTTAGCGAGGCAGTGGATTTTCTCAACTTCTCTAAGTTGATTGTGAATTAAATCCCCCATTTAATTCTTCCTATTAGCGAAGGCCAATTATAATCGAACCTTACAGGACTTCCACAAGTCATGGTTGACACCTAGCAGCATGCCATGTCTGCCTAAGCTAATCAGAAAAGGTGAAGAACCTATTCAAGTTGGAATTACTGTGCAATTAAGTCCTTCTTTATTACAATGCTCCTAATTCATATTTTCAAGGTAAAAatacttttttcaaaaccCTAATATGAAATTTTCACTTAAATGGATACATTGGTTATGCTTAGAAACTTCTTTTCTAATCATATCTGATACTTTGCAAATATTCCCCAATCATATCTTTGGAGAACTATCTCTCCTTGCTAAGAGCAGAGATCCCTTGTTATACATTCATTTGCCTCTTTGAGCTTGTCGAGAATCCTGATAATCACCTtcaattcatttttctttcaatggCCCTATAGTGAAAAGCCAAACAACTCATTCACAAGACAGCTATGATGTCTCATGTCTGAGGACTAGTTTGCACTATTGCAACTTATGAGTTCTAGTTTGATATGTGAGTAAGACTTCCCTGCTAGAACTCGTGGTTGTTTGATCACGTTCATGTTCAGTGTACTTGTCCTTATAAGCAATTATACTTATCTTAGTGTCTCTACACGCAATGATTTGAGACTAGTCATTCTCTCAATTAAGCGGATATAGTGTGTAATAGTCTTTACAGATGATCAACGCCTAATTGATAATCCTATGACCGGGAACGTTTAGGAAATGATGTGGAAGTGCGAGAGGTCTCCTTATATCCTATCTCATTGCATAGCTCTCAAACTGTTTCATATTCCAAGGACTTGTTGTTTTACTGTTATGATAATAGACCAAATATCATGTTTGAAACCTATGATCTTGCCCATTAGTGATGGTGAAATATCCATAAAGAAAGATCACATGTTTGGCTTTAGCGCATATTTCTAACAAATGAATCATCGGGTTAGGCTTTCCATTACCATGGATTAAATCTTAAGCTGTATTTTGCTATACCTTAAGTACCTTTCTTTTGAACCTTATGTGAACTCATGAATACCCTCAAATCAGCTTagttgagggacaccctttgtagggcccactccggattgtatttcactaatccaaaccgtctattttgtagatactcattcaaagatcatctgtacacaaaatcacttgaatccaatatcatttgaccactcaattgagttattgaaattttagtactttcttgaagcacatgttcattgattttgtaggacgcAATTGGATGCGAAACGGTtcccgatttgtctaattttttgtaaggatgatctatgaatggtgacttaaaaaatagatggtttggatcattggaaaaaaaaaaaattatagggtaccctaaagggcgtccctcaaagaatttttatttgaaggatccctcaatagaagaggactatatatatatatatatatatatatatatatatataacaagttataaataatttatattgaaACATTATGTAGTGGGCGAACGTTTACCTAGAGTTCACGCAATGCGCCCGAGTAATTCCCAGTGCAAGGGTTTGTCGTCACATAGGTTTTTCATCACAGTGGTTTGTTTTCGATGACGACCAGATATAATGGCCTAATTGTTGCAGTTGCCTAAATGGGAAACTGAAATCACTGTGTATGTAGATAGAGGAGGCGCAAAGTCCCCCACGTGTGGGAGGGAGCTGAGCCAGGAGGCTCAAGTGAAGACTTAGGGGGGTGTATCCAATTATAacttttaatgacttttaatGACTTTAAAAGTCTGAAGGTATTcaattgtgacttttaaaTAGTCTTTAAAAGTTTAGTTGTATTCAATTGTGAGTTTTAAAgagtatttaaaagttttgaggtatccaaaatattaatgacttttaaaaactttGTTAAATAAATGACTTTTCAATACTTTTAAAGGTAATTCTTACTACCAAAAGTCTTGCTAATTTACACCAGactttatgaaaaatattgggAAGTTGAGAAGATAGAACCAAAACGTCTCCAAACGTCTCCAATTCTTTCTTCCCTTGTTATATCAAGCATCAAGCAGAtagatcttttttcttcatggttAGGGCTCCACTTTGGTATCCCATTGTCATCCACTTCCTTCAGGttagtaaaaaaatattgaatatttttcttctcttctcatcCACACGTTTACTTTCCCTATATTGATGAATATTTCTTCTATTAGTAAAAAAAGCTGTGTttgcatataaatattttattatattgattGTCTCATATGCTATGTTTGcatacaatattttattatataatttgttgCCCCTAAACCCATTAATTTATTCTTTAGGTACTGTTTTTTCTACCCATAATTCGTTAGGTGGataatttttcatataatatttaCATCCCACATATTAGGTTAGGAGAATTGCTGGAATATAGACTCTTTTGTAATCTAACCATTTCTGTTTATTTGTGAGtgtttataaaatattattgatgactgagtaatatttatttattttgataagAATATGTTACTTGTCTATGTGATTagatttgataaataaaaatttaaaaggtgCATTGGATGCAGTTTACCAATAAGCTATTATGAAAATATACACAATTAATAAGAATTTGTACGTGTGATATAGTAATTATCAATGGAAGAATCACAACGGTAATGAATGGAGAGTTGGTATAGCTTCTGACATGTGGAGAAATGCCATGCAAGATAATAACGGAACTCAACGGTAATGAGCATTGGAATTTTCAAAAGGAATTTGTATTATGGTTTATTCACTGTCATTGAAATGAATCATGGCTAAGCTTTTTTGTAAACTGAATCATGGCTAGTTGAGCGCCAATTATTTCCTTATGGTACATTTTCAAATGTACTTTgtcatttttatcattttctaaTGTTAAGGAGAACTATTCTTTGCTTTTATGTAATTGTATccaattgtttttttccctaattttttgttcaatgTATGCCGACTAGTTCAATCAACATAAAAGATAAATGCtatttgtaaaataaatataaaaataagtatttaaaagtCTATAAAACTCTATGACAAAAGTATATGAAAGTTTGTCACTTAACTTTATAAAGTATGTAAAAGTCATTAAGAATTTGTCAACTCTAGAAAAGTCATTCACTCAAAAAAAGTCTTTAAAAGTTagaattggatacaccccCCTTAGTTTGGGTCTTACTGCAACTGCTCTCGGCCACCACCTCAGTTAAGGAGTTGTAGGGGACGTTTTTGAGAATTAGACAGCCGACCATAATTTTTGGAGTGCCCTCCAAGTTTCGAAGGAAACTTTGTGGTATCATTGATCTTGTGGGCACACCAAGTGTTAGGAATATAGTTGACTCACTAAAATATTACCAGAGTTCATTTACTAATACTCCtcaaatattttgtttcattCATTGTCGGTGAGGAGTTCAGGGGTTCATTCTACTACAAATATGTTATGTACAACTGCTTTTGTCGGAGCCACAGGATCTAATCCAATGATGTTCTCACATAGTGTTCGCATAAAGCGGTTCTCTCACTAGAGAACCGCCCCGATGAGCATAGAGATCATAAGCAACAAGAAACAAACCAACCCAATTTAAAGAAGCAAGGTGGttcaaccaaaacaaacaaacaaaaaaggacaCAAGGtggtcgtgttattttattagGGTTTATTTTTGGGCGCTGGTGGTTTTTGGGATGGAGTGGTGTGGTGTATATGGGAATTTCCAACTCCTACCCACATGATAGAGCTTATggtaggttttattttttatgcccATATTTGAATGAGATGAGATGATGGTTTGCAAAATTATTTGGATGAGTTTTCCTAAACGCTTCTCAACCATGGTTTTGTTCAACTCAGATGAGCTGATGTCTCATGCATAGAAAGAGTGGAGAGCAGCATAGTGAAAGGGAATAATCAATACAAAGAGCATTTTTCTTATCCCATCCACATCAAGTGTCCAGTAGTGTTGCGTAGGCCCAATATCTTTCAGAAATTCCTAATCGGagtgaaaattttgggattgctGAATTGATTTTGGATGCCAAAATCCACTGCTAAAACTTCAATTCAAGCCAGCCAGCCAAACAATCAAGCCTACTTGGAAGAATTATACTTACAAACACAATCATATTCCAAGCATATAATATAAGATGAAAAGATAACCCATCCATAGATTGCACAACAAAATCATTTGCTCACAATAATAACCAATACAGTAGCTAGTAATATAATAGATAATTCAGTGATGGAGAAAGAGAGCGAGAGACTATATCAAGACTCTAATGAAGTGGTGTTCTTAGGAGCACCTATTGATACCAATAGACTACGTCTTCATTCGCGTCTTCTTGTGCTTCTTCCTGTTCCTGTAATATCCATGGTGTCAGTCACGTTAGATTAGAAAACCCCTTACTTCGATTAAACCCAACCAAAGTCAAGCCTACTTTGAAGAATTTAACTTACAAGCAAAGCATATTATAATTAAGATGAAAACATAAGCAACCATCAATTTCACAACAAAATCATTTGCTTGCGTACATTTGAGTAGCTAAGATGGAAGATAATTCAGTTATAGAGATACTGTATCAGGGAATTAACAGCGGGTAAGGTGCTCGCGCGGATGAGCACATATTGCTAATAGCTCTAATGAAGTGGTCTTAGGAGCACCTGAGTAAAGTCCACTTACTTTTGTGTGTCTGCACAAAGCGGGCAGTGAACAGTGTTGCTCTCCTCAGTGCATCTCTTGTGAAATCGATGATTGCAGGGATATTCAATGACTTCCTTAAAAGTATCATTGTAGAGCTCATCACGGCAGCAGAAGCAATTCTGCAAGTAATCACAGAAAAATTCATGTCATGAGGAGAAGTCAGTCGTAGTCATTCACATAATCACCACTGCAGTCGCCACATTCTGGAATTGAGAATgaaaatggctcacactcaagtACAAATTTCTAGAAATTAGAATTACATCAAGATTTGAGACCATGATAAAGCAATCAGTTCATAGCAATGACTCCAAAACTGGACCTCCTCCACATAACCCAAGGCCATACATATTCTACAATCCAGGCATGCCATGCAAATCCTTCAATCCAGACACTAACCTCAATATCACTTCAAATATCGCATAAGGAACCTAGTGCCAATGTCATGGAAGGAAGACGTACATACATACTTACATATATGCAAATAACCATggtttgaaaaacaaaatacaacccaaaaagaaaaagcaatacCGTTGTTCATCACAGTAAGCAACTAGGCCTCGACACTGCAGTAGAATATAAATCTTGCCTTTTTGCAAGCCCAGCATCAATTAGTAATACATCTCTTCACAAGAATTAACGTTCTTATAGCATAAAGAAATACAAGCAGGTTACAATAAGTTGTTTTTCAAACATcaccaaaaaaacaattaaatacaGTACACTTGGTTGCAGAGTTGTGTTGCAATGAATATGGAATTGAAAcaaatttaagaaaagaatAGAATCGAACAGAAACTGTACCCCTGCATTCTTCACAAACGATCTTCTAAGAGCAAACAAGAATTCATAGACTTCATCGCTACCACGCGATTGTGGAGGCTTTATTGAACGCATTGCAAGCTGAAGCTGCGTTTCTACTTCCtcagtttcttctttcttaaCCCTGCAAGAGAAGGCATGatccatttctttctttctagatGTTTCAAGTATTATGTGTTTCTAACtatttaaaatcaaataaataaattaaaagattTACCGAAGAATCCATTTATCGTTCATCTGTGCTTTTGAAATCCAATgaggaaagaggaaaactaaTAGCTCCAGTTGTTTGTCAACCATCGctgtgaaaaaacaaaaaaggagccAGTGAAACAGCCACATCAAAAGGTtacacaaaaaataatgaaggTTAACAAAAAAGGAGCTGTTTGGCCACTTCGTGCTTTTATTGTCTTCAAAGGTTACAGAgatcacaaaatatatattttctttgctCACTTACCCCTCTCATCATCATATAATCGACTAAAAAGAATAGCATCTTTAAATTCCTCCTTTGATATCTCCCAGCAAAAGTGATCTAGACGCCAATCCCGTAGTTTCCTAATCCTAAATGCATCCCTAGCATTCAATTGATCTTCTTCAATGCTGCAAGAAGAAATGCAAGGATATCATaccattgaaattgaattaattacataataaagaaaagtttAAGCACAACTCGTTTGACCATACCGCCTTTCAAGAGCCGGTCCAACACACACCATCTCTGTAAACCTGCAAAAAATATGTGATAGAAATCAGACAACACAATGTTTGTACCTATGAAATGGCATATAGTGTGCATTTCTAATATTtgtcaagaaaacaaaaaataaaagaaactcaCCGCTTGACTAATTTGCCCCCCACTTTTACTTCACAAATCAGTTCCGGTAGCAAGATGTGAAGCAACTCAATCAGATTTTCAATATCATCTGAAAAGATTTTCACTAACAGCTCTTCTTGTGGGATTTCTTTACGGCCCAAACACTTGATAAACCTCAAGAGCTTCGCTGCCGACTGAATATAATCCAACTTGCGAAAGCCGGGCCTTGCAAGTTCATTGGTAGAAAGGGAAAGACGTCCATATAGTACACTCATTGCAAGCTGCTGTGCCACTGAAATTTAAAGGcggaaatctgaaattttacaaaagatcaattcaaaaccaaaggaatacaacaatacacagattaattaaaaacaacagGTACACTTGATAATTCAAAAAGCCACAGTTCATCAATTAGACATTAATTG
Proteins encoded in this window:
- the LOC18768660 gene encoding uncharacterized protein LOC18768660 translates to MSVLYGRLSLSTNELARPGFRKLDYIQSAAKLLRFIKCLGRKEIPQEELLVKIFSDDIENLIELLHILLPELICEVKVGGKLVKRFTEMVCVGPALERRIEEDQLNARDAFRIRKLRDWRLDHFCWEISKEEFKDAILFSRLYDDERAMVDKQLELLVFLFPHWISKAQMNDKWILRVKKEETEEVETQLQLAMRSIKPPQSRGSDEVYEFLFALRRSFVKNAGNCFCCRDELYNDTFKEVIEYPCNHRFHKRCTEESNTVHCPLCADTQKNRKKHKKTRMKT